In the genome of Streptacidiphilus rugosus AM-16, one region contains:
- a CDS encoding universal stress protein, whose translation MRTLPVSHEPPPADAAPGVLVGVDGSDGSLWALERALAEAQAHAVPLRVLAVVNPTPAGVSAGLEDVAQDSVGRLLAGMADVVQRGVVSASARVPDPGTPMLHVIAGDPIALLLRASARQHTLVLGTRGNGGFSRLLLGSVASALTFHALCPVLLVPGPHRA comes from the coding sequence ATGCGCACACTGCCCGTCTCCCATGAGCCGCCGCCGGCGGACGCCGCGCCCGGCGTGCTGGTGGGCGTCGACGGCTCGGACGGCTCGCTGTGGGCACTGGAGCGCGCCCTCGCCGAGGCCCAGGCGCACGCGGTCCCGCTGCGGGTCCTGGCGGTGGTCAACCCGACCCCGGCCGGTGTCTCGGCCGGCCTGGAGGACGTGGCCCAGGACAGCGTGGGCCGGCTCCTCGCCGGCATGGCCGACGTCGTCCAGCGCGGTGTCGTCTCGGCGTCCGCCCGCGTGCCGGACCCGGGCACCCCCATGCTGCACGTGATCGCTGGCGATCCGATCGCCCTGCTGCTCCGCGCCTCCGCCCGCCAGCACACCCTCGTCCTGGGGACGAGGGGCAACGGCGGCTTCTCCCGCCTCCTCCTCGGCTCGGTCGCCTCCGCGCTGACCTTCCACGCCCTCTGCCCGGTCCTCCTCGTCCCCGGCCCGCACCGCGCCTAG
- a CDS encoding asparagine synthase-related protein, producing MGWNGARGAAALDAAALRPVGGRLLWPGADPLWAVGDWRPDEIRSVSLYRHRRQWRHVVQAGFPDLGDGADGFGEGFARGTAEGDGFAGAPGPRRLPPDDGAVARLVVLGRCGAADSALRTALLATSGGALRHLTLWPGSYVVVLQQGARVAVLGDLAGVHPVYHTPWCGGTAYATAALPLADLIDAPVDRVHLAARLALPDAPEGVGDTSAFSGVRCVPPGQALSVRAGIPDVGVYEAVPGGVGTYEMSEASATAEVTRSLLESVRLRVRTPAPATTFGLGALSAQPAPPAPPRRRFGGAGAAEGTSILFGKDPARPDAGTRRPAASAWNDPQEAVFGADSGRARQVAGDGAASGRGIDEAAGRSFDGREPGEGEEEPGGLLPRPAVSVDLSGGSASTVLALLAAGIPGAGGARVGARSGARARTVAVTESFPGESPAQPARHPVLGTFSEERWGDPRSYRSLRHGPGDPEGAAVRPRTGAVRGSWARVGGEPVAEPSGLLAITYTDSEGATGTPLSPGKEAELLRARTVAEAAADRLDHVVVPGGQETLPYAGLADDPLDGPLTDEPGPALVAALRLRARLAAAGTDHISGHGARHVLDGHPARLADVLIDRRRSPLLRPVAALARADSAVVGTPVAVVRAARRLARTAYVDGLQDAAAALVANRADDTLPGSAGEASARALAWCTPGPAAPWLTDDARAAVAQRLHLAARAGAPDERPGARRARHALQRRAADFRVLAQVVESAPDAHGQRLHAPFLDNQVVRACRLVPDRARIQPGARHGILRAVLAGAGVREIPEGWGTTAAPDPYAAAESVRAGLRQSAEALDRLFAAPLLGDWGLVDAPRVREALRAAAADEPAPLDGLADVVAMELWLRRLHARRGSCWTGLPAVPRPAVTASHVS from the coding sequence GTGGGCTGGAACGGCGCTCGGGGCGCGGCCGCGCTCGATGCTGCGGCACTGCGGCCGGTCGGCGGACGGCTGCTCTGGCCGGGAGCCGATCCGCTGTGGGCGGTGGGTGACTGGCGTCCGGACGAGATCCGCAGCGTCAGTCTCTACCGGCACCGCCGCCAGTGGCGTCATGTCGTCCAGGCGGGCTTCCCCGATCTCGGTGACGGCGCCGACGGGTTCGGGGAGGGATTCGCCCGGGGAACGGCCGAGGGCGACGGCTTCGCGGGCGCGCCGGGACCGCGTCGACTGCCGCCGGACGACGGCGCGGTCGCGCGCCTGGTCGTCCTGGGACGCTGCGGCGCGGCGGACTCGGCCCTGCGGACGGCCCTGCTGGCGACGAGCGGCGGAGCGCTGCGGCACCTGACGCTGTGGCCCGGCAGCTACGTCGTGGTCCTGCAACAGGGCGCGCGGGTGGCCGTGCTGGGGGATCTGGCCGGCGTCCACCCCGTCTACCACACGCCCTGGTGCGGCGGCACCGCCTACGCGACGGCCGCGCTCCCGCTCGCCGACCTCATCGACGCCCCCGTCGACCGCGTCCACCTGGCGGCCCGTCTCGCTCTCCCCGACGCGCCCGAGGGCGTCGGCGACACGAGCGCGTTCTCCGGTGTCCGCTGCGTCCCACCCGGCCAGGCCCTCAGCGTGCGCGCGGGCATACCGGACGTCGGCGTGTACGAGGCGGTCCCCGGCGGGGTGGGCACCTACGAGATGAGCGAGGCCTCGGCGACGGCCGAGGTGACCAGGTCCCTGCTCGAATCCGTCCGGCTCCGCGTGCGCACCCCCGCCCCGGCGACCACCTTCGGCCTCGGCGCCCTCAGCGCGCAGCCCGCTCCGCCCGCGCCCCCGAGGCGGCGCTTCGGGGGCGCGGGCGCGGCGGAGGGGACGTCGATCCTCTTCGGCAAGGACCCGGCCCGACCCGACGCGGGCACCCGGCGTCCGGCCGCGTCGGCGTGGAACGACCCGCAGGAGGCGGTGTTCGGGGCCGACAGCGGCCGCGCACGGCAGGTGGCGGGGGACGGAGCCGCGAGCGGGCGGGGGATCGACGAGGCGGCCGGTCGGTCGTTCGACGGCCGTGAGCCGGGCGAGGGGGAGGAGGAGCCCGGAGGCCTGCTGCCCCGGCCGGCGGTGAGCGTGGACCTCTCCGGCGGCAGCGCGTCGACCGTGCTGGCGCTGCTCGCCGCCGGGATCCCCGGCGCGGGCGGTGCGCGCGTCGGCGCCCGGTCCGGCGCACGCGCGAGGACCGTCGCCGTCACCGAGTCCTTCCCGGGCGAGTCGCCTGCGCAGCCCGCCCGGCACCCCGTGCTCGGCACCTTCAGCGAGGAACGCTGGGGCGACCCCCGCAGCTACCGGTCGCTCCGGCACGGCCCCGGCGATCCGGAGGGGGCCGCCGTCCGCCCCCGCACCGGCGCGGTCCGAGGTTCCTGGGCGCGCGTCGGCGGCGAGCCCGTCGCGGAACCCTCGGGGTTGCTCGCCATCACCTACACCGACTCCGAGGGCGCGACCGGCACGCCGCTGAGCCCCGGCAAGGAGGCGGAGCTGCTGCGCGCCCGGACGGTCGCCGAAGCCGCCGCCGACCGGCTCGACCACGTGGTCGTCCCCGGCGGTCAGGAGACCCTGCCCTATGCAGGCCTCGCCGACGACCCGCTCGACGGCCCGCTCACCGACGAACCGGGACCGGCGCTCGTCGCCGCCCTGCGGCTGCGCGCCCGCCTGGCCGCCGCAGGCACCGACCACATCAGCGGCCACGGCGCCCGCCACGTCCTGGACGGTCACCCCGCCCGGCTCGCCGACGTGCTGATCGACCGTCGCCGCAGCCCGCTGCTCCGGCCCGTCGCGGCGCTCGCCCGGGCCGACAGCGCGGTCGTCGGCACCCCCGTCGCCGTCGTCCGCGCCGCCCGCCGGCTGGCCAGGACCGCCTACGTCGACGGACTCCAGGACGCCGCCGCCGCGCTGGTCGCCAACCGCGCCGACGACACCCTGCCCGGCAGCGCGGGGGAGGCCTCCGCCCGGGCGCTCGCCTGGTGCACGCCCGGACCGGCGGCCCCGTGGCTGACGGACGACGCCCGCGCCGCCGTCGCGCAACGGCTCCACCTCGCCGCCCGCGCCGGAGCGCCCGACGAGCGCCCCGGCGCCCGCCGTGCCCGCCATGCGCTGCAACGCCGGGCGGCGGACTTCCGGGTGCTCGCCCAGGTCGTCGAGTCCGCGCCGGACGCCCACGGACAGCGGCTGCACGCGCCGTTCCTCGACAACCAGGTCGTCCGGGCCTGCCGTCTCGTACCGGACCGCGCCAGGATCCAGCCCGGCGCGCGGCACGGCATCCTGCGCGCGGTGCTCGCGGGCGCGGGCGTCCGCGAGATCCCCGAGGGCTGGGGCACGACCGCGGCGCCCGACCCCTACGCCGCCGCGGAGAGCGTCCGGGCCGGACTGCGGCAGTCCGCCGAGGCGCTCGACCGGCTCTTCGCCGCCCCGCTGCTGGGGGACTGGGGCCTCGTCGACGCCCCCCGGGTCCGCGAGGCGCTGCGCGCGGCCGCCGCGGACGAGCCGGCGCCGCTGGACGGCCTGGCCGACGTGGTCGCCATGGAGCTCTGGCTCCGCCGCCTGCACGCCCGCCGGGGCTCGTGCTGGACGGGCCTGCCCGCGGTCCCGCGCCCGGCGGTGACGGCCTCGCACGTGTCCTGA
- the lhgO gene encoding L-2-hydroxyglutarate oxidase, translating to MGGFDCDVVVVGGGIVGLSTAYAIAQAAPGTDVIVLEKEARLCVHQTGRNSGVIHSGLYYRPGSLKARFALAGAAEMVEFCKEHGLPHEVTGKLVVAVDRSELPRLHALAQRGREHGLPTRELGAAQIAEYEPNVRGVAALHVGTTGLADYPAVAAAYARLSGARVRTGNAVTAIDRRADGVTVTTTLGEVRARVLVNCAGLQSDRIARMAGDEPGLRIVPFRGEYVELTPQAAALVRGLVYPVPDPAFPFLGVHLTRDLHGGVHVGPNAVPALAREGYDWRTVSPRDLAETASWRGTWSLAARHWRAETVELHRSLSTRAFVRDLQRLLPAVTARDLLPAPAGVRAQAVDRQGALVDDFAFAEGPRTVHVLNAPSPAATASLPIGREIAARALEALKAA from the coding sequence GTGGGCGGGTTCGACTGTGACGTCGTGGTGGTCGGCGGCGGGATCGTGGGTCTGAGCACGGCGTATGCCATCGCGCAGGCCGCGCCCGGCACGGACGTGATCGTGCTGGAGAAGGAAGCCCGGCTCTGCGTGCACCAGACGGGGCGGAACAGCGGTGTGATCCACAGCGGCCTCTACTACCGGCCGGGCTCGCTGAAGGCGAGGTTCGCGCTGGCGGGGGCGGCCGAGATGGTCGAGTTCTGCAAGGAGCACGGGCTCCCCCACGAGGTCACCGGCAAGCTCGTCGTCGCGGTCGACCGCTCCGAGCTGCCCCGGCTGCATGCGCTGGCGCAGCGCGGGCGGGAGCACGGGCTGCCGACACGGGAGCTGGGCGCGGCCCAGATCGCCGAGTACGAGCCGAACGTGCGCGGCGTCGCCGCCCTGCACGTGGGCACGACCGGGCTGGCCGACTACCCGGCCGTCGCCGCCGCCTACGCCAGGCTCTCCGGCGCGCGGGTGCGGACCGGGAACGCGGTGACCGCGATCGACCGGCGGGCGGACGGGGTCACCGTCACCACGACGCTCGGCGAGGTCCGCGCGCGGGTGCTGGTCAACTGCGCGGGGCTGCAGAGCGACCGGATCGCGAGGATGGCGGGGGACGAGCCGGGGCTGCGGATCGTGCCGTTCCGCGGCGAGTACGTGGAGCTCACCCCGCAGGCGGCCGCGCTGGTCCGCGGACTGGTCTATCCGGTCCCCGACCCGGCCTTCCCCTTCCTCGGCGTGCACCTGACCCGTGACCTGCACGGCGGCGTCCATGTCGGACCGAACGCCGTGCCCGCGCTCGCCCGCGAGGGCTACGACTGGCGCACCGTCAGCCCGCGTGACCTCGCCGAGACGGCGTCCTGGCGCGGCACCTGGTCGCTGGCGGCACGCCACTGGCGCGCGGAGACGGTCGAACTGCACCGCTCGCTCAGCACCCGCGCCTTCGTCAGGGACCTGCAGCGGCTCCTCCCGGCCGTCACCGCCCGCGACCTGCTGCCGGCTCCGGCCGGAGTCCGCGCGCAGGCGGTCGACCGTCAGGGCGCGCTGGTCGACGACTTCGCCTTCGCCGAGGGACCGCGCACGGTCCACGTCCTCAACGCGCCCTCCCCCGCCGCGACGGCCTCCCTCCCGATCGGCCGGGAGATCGCCGCCCGCGCGCTGGAGGCACTGAAGGCGGCCTGA
- the trmB gene encoding tRNA (guanosine(46)-N7)-methyltransferase TrmB — protein sequence MSIQTTTAAPDPVDAQAAAPRPGSPFSAELHGEKRIRSFHPRKGRMSAAQHDALDRSWDAWGIRIDGKRRIDLDTWFGRTDAEVVLEIGFGMGDATATMAAAEPGRCLLAADVHTPGHGNLLRRIESDGLDNVRLAEGDAVVLLRDQLPPASLAGLRIYFPDPWPKARHHKRRLIQPDFVTLAVSRLRAGATVHCATDWEPYAEQMLEVLSGSPELENLHDGYAPRPDWRPVTKFERQGLAKGHVVHDLLFRRR from the coding sequence GTGAGCATCCAGACGACCACCGCCGCCCCCGACCCCGTCGACGCCCAGGCCGCCGCCCCGCGTCCGGGCAGCCCGTTCTCCGCCGAACTGCACGGGGAGAAGCGGATCCGCAGCTTCCACCCGCGCAAGGGCCGGATGAGCGCCGCCCAGCACGACGCGCTGGACCGCTCCTGGGACGCGTGGGGCATCCGCATCGACGGCAAGCGCCGGATCGATCTGGACACCTGGTTCGGGCGGACCGACGCGGAGGTCGTGCTGGAGATCGGCTTCGGGATGGGTGACGCCACCGCGACCATGGCCGCCGCCGAGCCCGGACGCTGCCTGCTCGCCGCCGACGTGCACACCCCCGGCCACGGCAACCTGCTGCGCCGGATCGAGTCCGACGGCCTCGACAACGTCAGGCTGGCAGAAGGCGACGCGGTCGTGCTGCTGCGGGATCAGCTGCCGCCCGCGAGCCTGGCCGGGCTGCGTATCTACTTCCCCGATCCGTGGCCCAAGGCCCGCCACCACAAGCGGCGGCTGATACAGCCGGACTTCGTGACGCTGGCCGTCTCCCGGCTGCGCGCCGGGGCGACGGTGCACTGCGCCACCGACTGGGAGCCCTACGCCGAGCAGATGCTCGAGGTGCTGTCCGGCTCCCCGGAGTTGGAGAACCTGCACGACGGCTACGCGCCGCGGCCGGACTGGCGGCCGGTGACCAAGTTCGAGCGGCAGGGGCTGGCCAAGGGCCACGTCGTGCACGATCTCCTGTTCCGGCGTCGCTGA
- a CDS encoding PrsW family intramembrane metalloprotease: MSSAQQEPSAADAAGPIPEPEPSSAPTAPPQPGTRPDPQAAPQSEPQAAPQVEVSPAAQAEARSDVPTEPLPEGLPAAPQAGGVDALPFKPPTSFQYKARRNLLEYRWLWFVAVALGLALCGFAILGMVQSQTGTPGFLVGIGLAVLPVPLILCGYFWLDRVEPKRWQLLLFCFAWGACAATLIAIKANTWATDYLIVRQIGGGQTLGASLVAPLVEESVKAAPLLMIFFFRRRDFTGIVDGAVYAGFTATGFAFTENILYIGRSVTDSGGDGGTGVVTTVMTFVIREVMSPFAHPLFTSMTAVGFGIAAISRKRWQRVCAPIAGWIFAMLMHGTWNSSPVLGGVGFLGVYFLFMVPVFALMVWLLVWSRGNELTVVGKQLAVYVTAGWIGRQVPVVLSSMRTRKQARALSRFEQGPHGDKAMREYQGFATSLALLRERVARGLAVPDFAVREQELLHHLWERKDVVTPIFARVGEQELLRRNPPVATVWGRAPGAAYPAPSPYAHPYPQRPVGYPQRPVAFPQQPGPYGQQPGPYGQPGYPQQGYPQGGVPQQGYPQNGYPQQQPGPYGQAPYGFPQQQQPYQQPYPQAYPQVGPPQAQPAPQPQPPYQYPATRPAAADSEEVPPSDQ; the protein is encoded by the coding sequence GTGAGCAGCGCGCAGCAGGAACCCTCGGCCGCCGACGCGGCCGGTCCGATACCCGAGCCCGAGCCCTCGTCCGCGCCGACGGCCCCGCCCCAGCCCGGAACCCGACCCGACCCGCAGGCCGCGCCGCAGTCCGAACCGCAGGCCGCACCGCAGGTCGAGGTGTCGCCCGCGGCGCAGGCCGAGGCCCGGTCGGACGTGCCGACGGAACCGCTGCCCGAGGGACTGCCGGCCGCGCCGCAGGCCGGCGGGGTGGACGCGCTGCCGTTCAAGCCGCCGACCAGCTTCCAGTACAAGGCCCGGCGCAACCTGCTCGAGTACCGCTGGCTGTGGTTCGTCGCCGTCGCGCTCGGGCTCGCCCTGTGCGGGTTCGCGATCCTCGGCATGGTGCAGAGCCAGACGGGCACCCCCGGCTTCCTGGTCGGCATCGGCCTGGCCGTGCTGCCCGTACCCCTGATCCTGTGCGGCTACTTCTGGCTGGACCGGGTCGAGCCCAAGCGCTGGCAGCTGCTGCTCTTCTGCTTCGCCTGGGGCGCATGCGCCGCGACGCTGATCGCCATCAAGGCCAACACCTGGGCCACGGACTACCTGATCGTCCGCCAGATAGGCGGCGGCCAGACGCTGGGCGCGAGCCTGGTGGCTCCGCTGGTCGAGGAGTCGGTCAAGGCCGCACCGCTGTTGATGATCTTCTTCTTCCGGCGTCGCGACTTCACCGGCATCGTCGACGGCGCCGTCTACGCCGGATTCACCGCCACCGGGTTCGCCTTCACCGAGAACATCCTCTACATCGGCCGGTCGGTGACGGACTCCGGCGGCGACGGCGGCACCGGAGTCGTCACGACCGTGATGACCTTCGTGATCCGGGAGGTCATGTCCCCCTTCGCGCACCCGCTCTTCACCTCGATGACGGCGGTGGGCTTCGGCATCGCGGCCATCAGCCGCAAGCGCTGGCAGCGCGTGTGCGCGCCGATCGCCGGCTGGATCTTCGCCATGCTGATGCACGGCACCTGGAACAGCTCGCCGGTGCTCGGCGGGGTCGGCTTCCTCGGCGTCTACTTCCTCTTCATGGTCCCGGTCTTCGCCCTGATGGTCTGGCTGCTGGTCTGGTCGCGCGGCAACGAGCTGACCGTCGTCGGCAAACAGCTCGCGGTCTACGTCACGGCGGGCTGGATCGGCCGACAGGTGCCGGTCGTGCTCTCGTCCATGCGGACCCGCAAGCAGGCGCGGGCGCTCTCCAGGTTCGAGCAGGGTCCGCACGGCGACAAGGCGATGCGCGAGTACCAGGGTTTCGCCACCTCCCTGGCGCTGCTCCGTGAGCGGGTCGCGCGCGGGCTCGCCGTGCCGGACTTCGCGGTGCGGGAGCAGGAACTGCTGCACCACCTGTGGGAGCGGAAGGACGTGGTGACCCCGATCTTCGCCCGCGTGGGCGAGCAGGAGCTGCTCCGCAGGAACCCGCCGGTCGCGACGGTCTGGGGCCGGGCCCCTGGCGCGGCGTACCCGGCGCCGTCGCCGTACGCCCATCCCTACCCGCAGCGGCCCGTCGGCTACCCGCAGCGGCCCGTGGCCTTCCCACAGCAGCCCGGGCCGTACGGGCAGCAGCCGGGGCCGTACGGGCAGCCGGGGTACCCGCAGCAGGGCTATCCGCAGGGGGGCGTGCCCCAGCAGGGGTATCCGCAGAACGGGTATCCCCAGCAGCAGCCCGGGCCGTACGGGCAGGCTCCGTACGGGTTCCCGCAGCAGCAACAGCCGTACCAGCAGCCGTACCCGCAGGCGTATCCCCAGGTCGGACCGCCGCAGGCACAGCCGGCGCCGCAACCGCAGCCCCCCTACCAGTACCCGGCCACCCGCCCGGCCGCCGCGGACTCCGAGGAAGTGCCCCCCTCCGACCAGTGA
- a CDS encoding M23 family metallopeptidase, translating into MASYPVETVAEPSTAQQATSALPRQRGAALGLAAMAVGASSVIGLAGPALAADRPEHTGPSGSLLLDEHATAAPAADAGTALADRIRAQATQQRADAETTARREAATAASAKAAAVERVRTTETLTLPVPGVSTTAYGQSGSYWSHLHTGLDFPAPAGTPVRAVGAGVVTSAGWAGSYGYRVIETLPDGTEIWYCHLSAIAVGAGSVTGGQPIGRVGSTGNSTGPHLHLEVRPSGGDPVDPTEWLTAHGVEL; encoded by the coding sequence ATGGCGTCATACCCGGTCGAGACCGTCGCCGAGCCCTCGACGGCGCAGCAGGCGACGAGCGCCCTGCCGCGGCAGCGTGGCGCGGCGCTGGGCCTGGCGGCCATGGCTGTCGGCGCGAGCAGCGTGATCGGCCTCGCCGGCCCGGCCCTCGCGGCCGACCGTCCCGAGCACACCGGCCCTTCCGGCTCCCTCCTCCTCGACGAGCACGCCACGGCGGCGCCGGCCGCCGACGCGGGCACGGCGCTGGCCGACCGCATCCGCGCGCAGGCGACGCAGCAGCGCGCCGACGCCGAGACCACGGCCCGCAGGGAGGCCGCGACGGCGGCCTCGGCGAAGGCCGCGGCGGTCGAGCGGGTCCGTACGACGGAGACCCTCACCCTTCCGGTCCCCGGCGTCAGCACGACCGCGTACGGGCAGTCCGGCTCCTACTGGTCCCACCTGCACACCGGCCTGGACTTCCCGGCCCCGGCGGGCACGCCGGTCCGCGCCGTGGGCGCGGGCGTCGTCACCTCGGCCGGCTGGGCGGGCTCCTACGGCTACCGCGTCATCGAGACGCTGCCGGACGGCACGGAGATCTGGTACTGCCACCTCTCCGCCATCGCGGTCGGCGCGGGCTCGGTGACCGGCGGCCAGCCGATCGGCCGCGTCGGCTCCACGGGCAACTCCACCGGCCCCCACCTCCACCTCGAGGTCCGCCCCTCCGGCGGCGACCCGGTCGACCCCACGGAGTGGCTCACCGCCCACGGCGTCGAGCTCTGA